In Solobacterium moorei, a single genomic region encodes these proteins:
- a CDS encoding IS110 family transposase has product MRYFIGIDVAKFKHTACVIDTYGTVLVESFDFTNDIIGFQSLLKNIKPFFKKKHLVGMEDTGHYGDNLRNFLLEKQYKVVMLNPIVTSHIRKASNKVKNDRIDCFVIANTMMNPNFYRDQHAQSIDYATVRQLTRMHHTHTEEINRYKYQLQKSIDIVFPEFNSLLNTKYSKTYLEILDTYHSAHTIANTDIRLLRNTLKNVGVGRSVSISAEQLKKAAKESIGQHNLAIEMDIPFLISLIRRLTSILGEIDKKIEEFSHQLNSPILDISGISHFSAMSIISELGDITYFSSEKKLIKFAGVNPCVYESGTYSMTHTRLEKKGSKYLRKTLYQIIDVVIRFNPIFQAFYQKKISQGKSYRCAQGHCIRKLLRVIYKILSTGERFNPEKLK; this is encoded by the coding sequence ATGCGTTACTTTATCGGTATTGATGTAGCTAAATTCAAACACACCGCTTGTGTCATAGACACGTATGGCACCGTCCTTGTAGAATCCTTTGATTTCACTAATGATATCATCGGCTTCCAATCCTTATTGAAAAATATCAAACCATTCTTTAAAAAGAAACACCTCGTTGGTATGGAAGATACGGGACATTACGGAGACAATCTTCGCAACTTCTTATTGGAAAAACAGTATAAGGTCGTTATGTTAAACCCCATCGTTACATCTCATATCCGTAAGGCTTCCAACAAAGTCAAAAACGATAGAATCGATTGTTTCGTCATTGCCAACACGATGATGAATCCTAATTTCTACAGAGACCAACATGCACAATCTATTGATTACGCTACGGTACGTCAACTGACACGTATGCACCATACACATACGGAAGAAATCAACCGCTATAAGTATCAGTTACAGAAATCAATTGATATTGTCTTTCCAGAATTCAATTCTCTTCTCAACACCAAATATTCAAAAACCTATCTCGAGATACTAGATACCTACCATAGTGCTCATACAATCGCCAATACCGATATCCGCCTGTTACGGAATACATTGAAAAATGTTGGCGTAGGTCGTTCCGTATCAATCTCTGCAGAACAACTTAAGAAAGCTGCTAAGGAATCTATCGGTCAACACAACCTTGCGATTGAAATGGATATTCCATTTTTGATTTCTCTTATCAGAAGATTAACTTCAATATTAGGTGAAATCGATAAAAAAATAGAAGAATTCAGTCATCAACTAAACTCTCCTATCTTGGACATATCTGGAATTTCCCACTTTTCAGCTATGTCGATCATCTCCGAACTTGGTGACATTACTTATTTCTCTAGCGAAAAGAAACTCATCAAGTTCGCCGGTGTAAACCCATGCGTTTATGAATCCGGCACCTATAGTATGACACATACGCGGTTAGAAAAGAAAGGGTCAAAATACTTGCGCAAGACACTATATCAAATCATTGATGTTGTCATACGCTTCAACCCTATATTCCAAGCATTCTATCAAAAGAAGATTTCACAGGGTAAGAGTTACCGCTGTGCACAAGGTCACTGTATACGTAAACTCTTACGCGTTATATACAAGATACTTTCCACAGGTGAAAGATTCAATCCTGAAAAATTGAAATAG
- a CDS encoding glycerophosphodiester phosphodiesterase family protein, with product MKTTKKSPAQDRVFSFRYYWHGLPEILYYQIPAKIILFMMFSFAEGILGSIMNLTGIYSVSSGELPSLLRSWYGWAVLITITILFTIYMAFDIIILILLSRNILYNQKKKMKEIISTAIRISRKFINFRGCLIGMYFAVIIPLNTAMIGLRLTKHTVPQFIYSVIRSNHLYMLAYAVLVLVLDFIGIIHVFTFHGVLFDNYSLATSMHESRSLFFKNWKKIVWAYLKFFAMFVLILGVGVISIVVIPYYVSRLIMQARFWYHYLIIMVVIMGLIFIFLFTMIFIQAQAMCLTRVYDECTFAGYQEAQFKTPVLFQKSFRFVVSISLLASLIFGYGGAMIFDDLFSKGYTTEVIAHRGGGDLSTENTVESIRAAIEAGATASEIDVQRTADGHYVIFHDNTLKRLCNDPRTIQELTLEEIKKLRITAPDGHRVRIATLEEILNTAKDEIKLYIELKGKRAGMQMANDVYQMLVERNMVNQARIISLNANLITQVEKTYPDVETEYLCYIAYGQIESMEVDAIGLEEELATTKRIDDLHDAGKKVDVWTANSFGSIIRFMVSNVDGIITDSVQLAMSIKDGKSDSPDFTRLLRIFFPQI from the coding sequence ATGAAAACAACCAAGAAGTCACCAGCACAAGATAGAGTATTCTCATTTCGCTATTATTGGCATGGTTTACCAGAAATTTTGTATTATCAAATTCCTGCAAAAATCATTTTGTTTATGATGTTTTCTTTTGCGGAGGGCATCCTAGGATCCATTATGAACTTAACAGGGATCTACTCTGTCAGTAGTGGAGAATTACCGTCCTTATTACGTAGTTGGTATGGTTGGGCTGTATTAATTACAATCACAATCTTATTTACGATATATATGGCATTTGATATTATCATCCTGATTTTATTGAGTCGTAATATCCTATACAATCAAAAGAAAAAGATGAAGGAAATCATCTCTACTGCAATTCGTATATCACGAAAATTTATTAACTTTAGAGGATGTCTGATTGGAATGTATTTTGCGGTGATCATTCCACTGAATACCGCAATGATTGGCTTGCGTTTAACAAAGCATACTGTGCCACAGTTTATTTATTCTGTAATACGTTCGAATCATTTATATATGCTTGCATATGCAGTGCTTGTACTAGTTTTAGACTTTATTGGAATCATACATGTATTCACTTTCCATGGAGTATTATTTGACAACTATTCACTGGCAACATCCATGCATGAATCAAGGAGTCTATTTTTTAAGAACTGGAAGAAAATTGTTTGGGCATACCTAAAGTTCTTCGCTATGTTCGTATTGATACTTGGAGTAGGTGTTATAAGTATCGTTGTTATACCGTACTATGTGTCACGTTTGATTATGCAAGCAAGATTCTGGTATCACTATCTGATCATCATGGTAGTGATTATGGGATTGATATTCATCTTCTTATTTACAATGATATTTATTCAGGCACAAGCGATGTGCCTGACACGTGTGTATGATGAATGCACATTTGCAGGATATCAAGAAGCACAGTTTAAAACACCTGTTCTTTTCCAAAAGAGTTTCCGCTTTGTCGTATCCATTAGTCTTTTGGCTTCACTAATATTTGGCTATGGTGGTGCGATGATTTTTGATGATTTATTTTCCAAGGGATATACAACAGAGGTGATTGCACACCGTGGTGGTGGAGACTTATCCACAGAGAATACAGTGGAATCCATTCGTGCAGCGATAGAGGCTGGTGCGACAGCATCTGAAATTGATGTACAAAGAACTGCAGATGGTCATTATGTTATATTCCACGATAATACGTTGAAACGTTTATGCAATGATCCACGTACAATACAAGAACTAACACTAGAAGAAATCAAGAAACTCAGAATCACTGCACCTGATGGTCATCGGGTGAGAATCGCAACATTAGAAGAGATACTAAATACCGCTAAAGATGAAATCAAACTCTATATCGAATTAAAGGGTAAAAGAGCAGGTATGCAGATGGCAAATGATGTATACCAAATGCTTGTGGAAAGAAATATGGTGAATCAAGCACGCATTATCAGCTTAAATGCGAATCTAATTACACAAGTTGAGAAAACCTATCCTGATGTTGAGACGGAGTATCTTTGCTATATCGCTTATGGTCAGATTGAATCAATGGAAGTGGATGCGATAGGCTTAGAAGAGGAACTAGCAACCACAAAGAGAATTGATGATTTACATGATGCAGGTAAAAAGGTAGATGTATGGACTGCAAATTCCTTTGGATCGATCATACGATTTATGGTTTCGAATGTAGATGGTATTATTACAGACAGTGTACAACTAGCAATGAGTATCAAGGATGGAAAGAGTGATTCACCTGATTTCACAAGATTACTACGAATTTTCTTTCCACAGATTTAA
- a CDS encoding Sapep family Mn(2+)-dependent dipeptidase, translating to MMKFIDEARAYQDNMIEDLRQLVKIESVRDDAAATKEAPFGPNIAKCLDKALEIGKRDGFKVENVDGYAGVIQYGDLEESVGVLGHLDVVPIGDGWTFDPLGGEIKDGYIMGRGTCDDKGPAIAAYYAMKILKDKGYKLKHNIQMILGTDEENTSAGILYYKKVRKNPIMGIVPDADFPCIYAEKGILDFATQGKIDSCIKYMKSGTAFNVVIGKADAIVDKPLEKEYFEKFLLANELTGECHEDEAGAHYHIDGKPFHASRPYMGVNAAVKMFEFVGSCYNDEFSLNAVKLFKDPYGVGLKVAYDGAYMGPLTFNMGKANIEDGQVYFALDYRYPNECEGSDLLKRSADIIKEVLHIDTELVDDSKWLLNDPNSELIQTCLKHYRAFSGDTYTPPLRIGGGTYARSFENFAAFGPIFPTREYASWVGAEHEADEGFEIETMILACAIYANVLFDLACEQ from the coding sequence ATGATGAAATTTATTGATGAAGCACGTGCGTATCAAGATAATATGATTGAAGATTTACGACAGCTTGTAAAAATTGAATCTGTACGTGATGATGCTGCTGCGACAAAAGAAGCACCTTTTGGACCAAACATTGCAAAGTGCTTAGACAAAGCGTTAGAGATTGGTAAACGCGATGGTTTTAAAGTAGAGAATGTAGATGGTTATGCTGGTGTGATTCAGTATGGTGATTTAGAAGAATCTGTTGGTGTACTAGGTCACTTGGATGTTGTGCCTATCGGTGATGGCTGGACATTTGATCCACTCGGTGGAGAAATCAAAGATGGCTATATCATGGGTAGAGGTACTTGTGATGACAAGGGTCCTGCAATTGCAGCATATTACGCAATGAAGATTTTAAAGGACAAGGGTTATAAGTTAAAACATAATATTCAAATGATTTTAGGTACAGATGAAGAAAATACTTCTGCAGGTATTCTTTACTATAAGAAAGTACGTAAGAATCCAATTATGGGTATCGTACCAGATGCGGACTTCCCATGTATCTATGCAGAAAAGGGTATCTTAGATTTTGCTACACAGGGAAAGATTGATTCCTGTATCAAGTATATGAAGTCCGGTACTGCGTTTAATGTAGTTATCGGTAAGGCTGATGCTATCGTTGACAAGCCACTTGAGAAGGAATACTTTGAGAAGTTCTTACTTGCCAATGAATTAACTGGTGAATGTCACGAGGATGAAGCTGGGGCACATTATCATATTGATGGTAAGCCATTCCACGCATCTCGTCCTTATATGGGTGTAAATGCGGCTGTGAAGATGTTTGAATTTGTCGGCAGTTGCTATAACGATGAATTCAGTTTAAACGCTGTGAAGTTATTCAAGGATCCATATGGTGTTGGATTGAAGGTTGCTTATGATGGTGCATACATGGGACCTTTAACATTCAATATGGGTAAAGCAAATATTGAAGATGGACAGGTATACTTCGCATTAGATTATCGTTATCCAAATGAATGTGAAGGTAGTGATTTACTAAAGAGAAGTGCAGATATCATCAAGGAAGTATTACATATTGATACAGAGCTAGTAGATGATTCTAAGTGGTTATTAAATGATCCTAATAGTGAACTTATTCAGACATGTCTGAAGCACTATCGTGCATTTAGTGGAGATACTTATACACCTCCTCTACGTATTGGTGGCGGTACATATGCTCGTAGTTTTGAAAATTTTGCGGCATTTGGACCAATCTTCCCAACACGTGAATATGCATCATGGGTTGGTGCTGAACATGAAGCAGATGAGGGTTTTGAAATCGAAACAATGATTCTTGCCTGTGCAATTTACGCAAATGTTCTGTTTGATTTGGCTTGTGAACAATAA
- the eno gene encoding phosphopyruvate hydratase: MPNFIDPIAEVHAREVLDSRGNPTVECEVTTESGAWGRAIVPSGASTGEREALELRDGDKGRFLGTGTLKAVANVNEKIAPKVIGLNVFDQNLIDKTMLDLDGTPFKSNLGANATLSVSLAAARAAADACGLPLYKYIGGANAKVLPVPMMNVLNGGKHADSSADCQEYMIMPVGAKSVHEAVRMGSEVFHVLKKVLKSYKYNTAVGDEGGYAPSCVPGNNGPLETLGNEGPLALMVEAVEKAGYKLGEDICFAMDLAASEFYNAEKGVYELTRSGEGDKTSEQMIDMLASWVEKYPLISIEDGLAENDWDGWVKLTERLGEKVQLVGDDLFVTNTTYIKKGIELKAANAVLIKVNQIGTLTETLDSIEMAKEAKYTAVVSHRSGESEDSTIADLVVATNAGQIKTGSMSRTDRIAKYNQLMRIEEELGSVAEYRGRQAFYNVKALSSK; the protein is encoded by the coding sequence ATGCCTAATTTTATTGATCCAATTGCTGAAGTACACGCACGTGAAGTCTTAGACTCTCGTGGAAATCCAACAGTAGAATGTGAAGTTACAACTGAGTCCGGTGCTTGGGGACGTGCTATCGTTCCATCAGGCGCTTCTACAGGTGAACGTGAAGCTTTAGAGCTTCGTGATGGTGACAAGGGTCGTTTCCTTGGCACAGGTACATTAAAAGCTGTTGCTAACGTTAACGAAAAGATTGCTCCAAAGGTTATCGGTTTAAATGTATTTGACCAGAACTTAATTGATAAGACAATGCTTGATCTTGATGGAACACCATTCAAGAGCAACCTTGGCGCAAATGCTACATTATCTGTTTCATTAGCTGCTGCTCGTGCTGCTGCTGATGCTTGTGGCTTGCCATTATACAAGTATATTGGTGGTGCCAATGCTAAGGTATTACCAGTTCCAATGATGAACGTATTAAACGGTGGTAAGCATGCTGATTCTTCTGCAGACTGCCAAGAATACATGATTATGCCAGTAGGTGCTAAGAGCGTACACGAAGCAGTTCGTATGGGTTCTGAAGTATTCCATGTATTAAAGAAGGTATTAAAGTCCTACAAGTACAACACAGCTGTAGGTGATGAAGGTGGATATGCTCCATCATGCGTACCTGGAAACAACGGTCCATTAGAAACATTAGGTAACGAAGGCCCATTGGCTTTAATGGTTGAAGCTGTTGAGAAGGCTGGTTACAAGTTAGGTGAAGATATCTGCTTTGCTATGGACTTAGCTGCTTCTGAATTCTACAACGCTGAAAAGGGTGTTTATGAATTAACACGTTCCGGTGAAGGTGACAAGACATCTGAACAGATGATTGACATGTTAGCTTCATGGGTAGAGAAGTATCCATTAATCTCAATCGAAGACGGCTTAGCTGAAAACGACTGGGATGGTTGGGTTAAGTTAACAGAACGTTTAGGCGAAAAGGTTCAGCTTGTTGGTGATGACCTCTTCGTTACAAACACAACATATATCAAGAAGGGAATTGAATTAAAGGCAGCTAACGCTGTATTAATCAAGGTTAACCAGATTGGTACATTAACAGAAACATTAGATTCTATCGAAATGGCTAAGGAAGCTAAGTATACAGCAGTTGTATCTCACCGTTCAGGTGAATCTGAAGATTCAACAATCGCTGACTTAGTAGTTGCTACAAACGCTGGTCAGATCAAGACGGGTTCTATGAGTCGTACAGACCGTATCGCTAAGTACAACCAGTTGATGAGAATCGAAGAAGAATTAGGTTCAGTTGCAGAATACCGTGGAAGACAGGCTTTCTACAACGTTAAAGCTCTTTCTTCAAAATAA